One genomic window of Streptomyces sp. NBC_01276 includes the following:
- a CDS encoding geranylgeranyl reductase family protein translates to MWDVVVVGAGPAGASAAYAAATAGRRVLLLEKAELPRYKTCGGGIIGPSRDALPPGFVLPFKDRIHAVTFSYDGKLARTRRSKGMLFGLINRPEFDAALVAEAEKAGATLRTGTAVSRVEQHGAAVPDRRTVAVVLADGETVLARAVVGADGSASRIGAHVGVEMDQVDLGLEAEIPVPQTVADDWKGRVLIDWGPLPGSYGWVFPKGDTLTVGVISAKGEGAATKRYLDDFIARLGLAGFEPAVSSGHLTRCRKPGSPLSRGRVLVAGDAAGLLEPWTREGISFALRSGRLAGEWAVKISEAQDAVDARRQALNYAFAVKAGLGVEMGVGKRMLSLFESRPGMFHAALTGLRPAWLAFARITRGSTTLGDLVRTYPLARKALHLLDARQARTGRG, encoded by the coding sequence GTGTGGGACGTCGTCGTGGTCGGCGCGGGACCGGCCGGCGCCTCGGCGGCCTACGCGGCGGCCACCGCGGGGCGCCGCGTCCTGCTGCTGGAGAAGGCCGAACTGCCCCGGTACAAGACCTGCGGCGGCGGCATCATCGGCCCCTCGCGCGACGCCCTCCCGCCGGGCTTCGTCCTGCCCTTCAAGGACCGCATCCACGCGGTCACCTTCTCCTACGACGGGAAGCTGGCCCGCACCCGGCGCTCGAAGGGCATGCTCTTCGGGCTCATCAACCGGCCGGAGTTCGACGCGGCGCTGGTCGCGGAGGCCGAGAAGGCCGGCGCGACGCTCCGTACGGGTACGGCCGTGTCCCGCGTCGAGCAGCACGGCGCGGCGGTGCCCGACCGGCGCACGGTCGCTGTGGTCCTGGCCGACGGCGAGACGGTGCTCGCCCGTGCCGTGGTCGGCGCGGACGGCAGCGCCAGCCGGATCGGCGCCCACGTGGGGGTCGAGATGGACCAGGTCGACCTCGGCCTGGAGGCGGAGATCCCCGTCCCGCAGACTGTGGCCGACGACTGGAAGGGCCGCGTCCTCATCGACTGGGGTCCGCTGCCCGGCAGTTACGGATGGGTCTTCCCCAAGGGCGACACCCTCACCGTCGGGGTCATCTCGGCGAAGGGCGAGGGCGCCGCGACCAAGCGGTACCTGGACGACTTCATCGCCCGGCTGGGGCTGGCCGGCTTCGAACCGGCCGTCTCCTCCGGGCACCTGACCCGCTGCCGCAAGCCCGGTTCGCCGCTCTCGCGCGGCCGGGTGCTGGTGGCGGGGGACGCGGCCGGACTCCTGGAACCGTGGACCCGTGAGGGCATCTCCTTCGCGCTGCGCTCGGGGCGGCTCGCGGGGGAGTGGGCCGTCAAGATCTCGGAGGCACAGGACGCGGTGGACGCGCGCCGCCAGGCGCTCAACTACGCCTTCGCGGTCAAGGCCGGGCTGGGCGTGGAGATGGGCGTCGGCAAGCGGATGCTGAGCCTGTTCGAGTCCCGCCCCGGGATGTTCCACGCGGCGCTCACGGGTCTGCGGCCCGCGTGGCTGGCCTTCGCCCGCATCACGCGGGGGTCGACGACGCTGGGCGACCTGGTGCGTACGTACCCGCTCGCGCGAAAGGCGCTGCACCTGCTGGACGCCCGCCAGGCCCGCACCGGCCGCGGCTGA
- a CDS encoding LysR family transcriptional regulator, with amino-acid sequence MDLLSLRCFQVVARYEHISRAADELRTAQPSVSRTIARLEAELGVPLFDRRGRRIQLNRHGAAFLLRVDRALAELEDGRRELADAARGGGGGSVTVASETLLTLTGLLARFRAARPGVDVRLRQASAETMARLLRTREADFCFASQPLAASALESVVLLTEEVLLAVPRGHRLAGRERVAVTELAGEPFVTPGRGHWQRVLADGLFERAGVRPTVVCEGDEPGAVLDLVAAGLGVALVPALARESGTRDIVAWARLASPEARRELRLVRAGGAYASPGARSFADFAVGYFGDASARAGGADAP; translated from the coding sequence GTGGACCTGCTGTCGTTGCGGTGCTTCCAGGTCGTCGCGCGGTACGAGCACATCAGCCGGGCGGCGGACGAACTGCGCACCGCCCAGCCGTCGGTGAGCCGGACGATCGCGCGGCTGGAGGCCGAACTGGGGGTGCCGCTCTTCGACCGGCGGGGCCGCCGGATCCAACTCAACCGGCACGGAGCGGCCTTCCTGCTGCGGGTGGACCGGGCGCTCGCCGAACTGGAGGACGGGCGGCGCGAGTTGGCGGACGCCGCGCGAGGGGGCGGGGGCGGCAGCGTGACGGTGGCGAGCGAGACCCTGCTGACCCTCACCGGGCTGCTGGCCCGTTTCCGGGCGGCCCGTCCCGGGGTCGACGTCCGGCTGCGGCAGGCGTCCGCGGAGACGATGGCGCGCCTGCTGCGGACCCGGGAGGCGGACTTCTGCTTCGCCTCGCAGCCGCTCGCCGCGTCCGCTCTGGAGTCGGTGGTGCTGCTCACCGAGGAGGTGCTGCTCGCGGTGCCCCGCGGGCACCGGCTGGCCGGGCGGGAGCGGGTAGCGGTGACGGAGCTGGCCGGGGAGCCGTTCGTCACCCCGGGGCGGGGGCACTGGCAACGGGTACTGGCCGACGGGCTGTTCGAGCGCGCCGGGGTGCGGCCGACGGTCGTGTGCGAGGGGGACGAGCCGGGAGCGGTTCTGGACCTGGTCGCCGCCGGGCTCGGAGTGGCGCTGGTGCCGGCCCTCGCCCGGGAGTCCGGCACCCGGGACATCGTGGCCTGGGCCCGGCTGGCCTCGCCCGAGGCCCGCCGGGAACTGCGCCTCGTCCGGGCCGGGGGCGCCTACGCGTCCCCGGGCGCCCGGAGCTTCGCGGACTTCGCGGTGGGGTACTTCGGGGACGCCTCGGCGCGGGCCGGCGGGGCCGACGCGCCGTAG
- a CDS encoding GDSL-type esterase/lipase family protein, with amino-acid sequence MNSQLNDATDDPHTPGAAGWTTTPIGADLLRGALEVERTARGVLPHRLPARARRQFPDAYLATVETQPSGVRLAFRTRATAVELDALRTKNGYRNVPPRPDGVYELLVDGHPAGRATSNGGNVLMVDMATGSAELVPGPVGTVRFDGLPARLKDVEIWLPYNEVIELIALRGDAPVEPPQDHGRRVWLHHGSSISHGSNAAGPTTIWPALAASLGGVELVNLGLGGNALLDPFTARALRDTPADLISVKIGINIVNTDLMRLRAFGPAVHGFLDTIREGHPDTPLLVVSPVLCPLQEDTPGPLAPDLRDGKLNLRALGDPAEVAAGRLTLTVVRRELARITAERAADDPHLHYIDGRSLYGEADFAEFPLPDGLHPDPAGHRRIGERFAELTFAKDGPFGEGPADSGHGA; translated from the coding sequence ATGAACTCCCAGCTCAACGACGCGACCGATGATCCGCACACCCCGGGCGCGGCCGGATGGACCACCACGCCGATCGGGGCGGACCTGCTGCGCGGCGCCCTGGAGGTGGAACGCACCGCGCGCGGCGTGCTGCCGCACCGGCTGCCGGCACGGGCCCGCCGGCAGTTCCCCGACGCCTACCTCGCCACCGTCGAGACGCAGCCCTCCGGGGTCCGGCTGGCCTTCCGCACGCGGGCCACCGCCGTCGAACTCGACGCGCTCCGCACCAAGAACGGCTACCGGAACGTTCCGCCCCGCCCCGACGGCGTGTACGAACTGCTCGTGGACGGCCACCCGGCCGGCCGGGCCACCTCGAACGGCGGCAACGTCCTGATGGTCGACATGGCCACCGGCTCCGCGGAACTCGTGCCCGGTCCGGTCGGAACCGTCCGCTTCGACGGGCTGCCCGCGCGGCTCAAGGACGTCGAGATCTGGCTGCCGTACAACGAGGTCATCGAGCTGATCGCGCTGCGCGGCGATGCTCCCGTCGAGCCGCCGCAGGATCACGGCCGCCGGGTGTGGCTGCACCACGGCAGTTCCATCAGCCACGGCTCCAACGCGGCGGGCCCTACGACCATCTGGCCGGCGCTGGCCGCCTCGCTGGGCGGTGTGGAGCTGGTCAACCTGGGGCTGGGCGGCAACGCCCTCCTCGACCCGTTCACCGCGCGCGCCCTGCGGGACACCCCCGCCGACCTGATCAGCGTGAAGATCGGCATCAACATCGTCAACACCGATCTGATGCGGCTGCGTGCCTTCGGACCGGCGGTGCACGGCTTCCTCGACACCATCCGCGAGGGACACCCCGACACTCCGCTGCTGGTCGTCTCGCCCGTCCTGTGCCCGCTCCAGGAGGACACCCCGGGGCCGCTCGCCCCGGACCTGCGCGACGGGAAGCTGAACCTGCGGGCCCTGGGAGATCCGGCGGAGGTCGCCGCCGGACGGCTCACGCTCACCGTCGTCCGCCGCGAGCTCGCCCGCATCACCGCCGAGCGCGCCGCGGACGACCCGCACCTGCACTACATCGACGGCCGCTCCCTCTACGGGGAGGCCGACTTCGCCGAGTTCCCACTGCCGGACGGCCTGCACCCGGACCCGGCCGGCCACCGCCGGATCGGGGAGCGCTTCGCCGAGCTGACCTTCGCGAAGGACGGGCCGTTCGGGGAGGGCCCGGCCGATTCCGGCCATGGAGCGTGA
- a CDS encoding TetR/AcrR family transcriptional regulator, with amino-acid sequence MSTVRGARERARLEVTAAIKDEARRRLAAEGAAKLSLRAVARELGMVSSALYRYFPSRDELLTALIIDAYDSVGVAAETAGAASLAAGAPPRVRWIAVCEAVRAWALAHPHEYALIYGSPVPGYSAPADTIGPASRVANVLIGILRSACEGRGLSLPPLPPALRSEADRMTADFAEGLPPEVTAALVAAWAQLVGLISFELFGQFNRVVEERDVFFAHAVDRLAHEVGLPVA; translated from the coding sequence ATGAGCACTGTGCGAGGAGCCAGGGAACGGGCCCGCCTTGAGGTCACCGCCGCCATCAAGGACGAGGCGCGCCGCAGACTCGCCGCCGAGGGCGCCGCCAAGCTCTCGCTGCGCGCCGTCGCCCGCGAGCTGGGCATGGTCTCCTCCGCCCTCTACCGCTACTTCCCGAGCCGCGACGAACTGCTGACCGCCCTGATCATCGACGCCTACGACAGCGTCGGCGTCGCGGCCGAAACGGCCGGCGCGGCCTCCCTCGCCGCGGGTGCCCCGCCCCGCGTCCGCTGGATCGCCGTCTGTGAAGCGGTGCGCGCCTGGGCGCTCGCGCACCCGCACGAATACGCGTTGATCTACGGTTCCCCGGTCCCCGGCTACAGCGCCCCCGCGGACACCATCGGCCCCGCCTCCCGGGTCGCCAACGTCCTCATCGGCATCCTCCGCTCCGCCTGCGAGGGCCGCGGCCTGTCCCTGCCGCCGCTGCCCCCCGCCCTGCGCTCCGAAGCGGACCGGATGACCGCCGATTTCGCCGAGGGGCTGCCCCCCGAGGTGACCGCCGCCCTGGTCGCGGCCTGGGCGCAGCTCGTCGGTCTGATCTCCTTCGAGCTGTTCGGCCAGTTCAACCGGGTCGTCGAGGAACGGGACGTGTTCTTCGCGCACGCCGTCGACCGGCTGGCGCACGAGGTGGGACTGCCCGTCGCCTGA
- a CDS encoding MBL fold metallo-hydrolase, giving the protein MELVEVIPNRLHMLRFPIGQAYLWQDEGALTLIDAGHAGHADAIEGAIRSLGLAPERLGLIVLTHCHRDHVGAAGELAARWGAEVAAHRLDAPVIRGDRPVPEPVVLDWEVPIHVNGLTVPEAPPTPVDRELRDGEVLPFGDGAVVVHAPGHTPGSIGVHLPRHGVLFTGDSIAGVGQVMLGVINVDPDEALASFRRLAALDPAVACFGHGDPWVTDTAPTLRAAAQAPAHAD; this is encoded by the coding sequence ATGGAACTCGTCGAAGTCATCCCGAACCGGCTCCACATGCTGCGCTTCCCCATCGGCCAGGCCTACCTCTGGCAGGACGAGGGTGCCCTGACGCTGATCGACGCCGGGCACGCCGGGCACGCCGACGCCATCGAGGGGGCGATACGGTCCCTCGGTCTCGCGCCCGAACGCCTGGGGCTGATCGTCCTCACGCACTGCCACCGCGACCACGTCGGCGCGGCCGGTGAACTCGCCGCCCGCTGGGGCGCCGAGGTGGCGGCGCACCGGTTGGACGCCCCGGTCATCCGCGGTGACCGGCCGGTTCCCGAGCCGGTCGTGCTGGACTGGGAGGTCCCGATCCACGTGAACGGCCTCACGGTCCCCGAGGCCCCGCCGACCCCGGTCGACCGGGAACTCCGGGACGGGGAGGTGCTGCCGTTCGGCGACGGGGCGGTCGTGGTCCACGCCCCCGGCCACACCCCGGGCAGCATCGGCGTCCATCTGCCGCGCCACGGAGTGCTGTTCACCGGCGACAGCATCGCGGGGGTGGGACAGGTGATGCTGGGCGTGATCAACGTGGACCCCGATGAGGCGCTCGCCTCCTTCCGGCGCCTCGCCGCCCTGGACCCGGCGGTGGCCTGCTTCGGCCACGGCGACCCCTGGGTGACGGACACGGCGCCCACCCTCCGGGCGGCGGCGCAGGCCCCTGCGCACGCGGACTGA
- a CDS encoding class I adenylate-forming enzyme family protein, producing the protein MSGSPRPHSESYVDALLAVLARPELPPARTVLTTADRTVDARSLRTGIHRAARLLAAHGVTRASTVALLTGNHPETLIARYGANLLGARVVHLSPTAPAAARARILEATAAVLLLVDPATRELPTGTPEPLRLTLEPGLFTDDRPGRLPDRHTVRTPAAVRPEDDWCLRFTGGTTGPPKLVRLAHGPYRRILAAHAAHIPSGAPARFLACTTLAHLAGIVSDATLLAGGSVVLQEGFEPAAVLAAVERHRVTDLWLLPPLLHELLDHPDLATTDVRALRRLFYGGTPASAARLRRAAEVFGPVLHGSYGQTETGPIAEVLPHEHVVTGPGGRVTAGRPLPGVDIEIRDPSGAVLPPGGTGEVHVRTPTAMSGYWGRPEPAAEVVRDGWAATGDLGLLDGQGYLHLVDRLKETVIVVGAHLHPAEVEEVLHAHPAVARCAAFGIRAADGNEELHVAVVPTPGRAPDAARLLADFVTARLGTAYEPAAIHVMDRLPLTEAGKPDKVRLRSRFGGGAEEQARHAPGPVG; encoded by the coding sequence ATGTCCGGATCCCCGCGACCGCACAGCGAGAGCTACGTGGACGCCCTCCTCGCCGTCCTCGCCCGCCCGGAGCTCCCGCCCGCGCGGACCGTGCTCACCACCGCCGACCGGACCGTCGACGCCCGCTCCCTCCGCACCGGCATCCACCGGGCCGCACGGCTGCTGGCGGCCCACGGCGTCACCCGCGCGAGCACGGTCGCCCTGCTCACCGGGAACCACCCCGAGACCCTCATCGCCCGCTACGGGGCCAACCTGCTCGGCGCCAGGGTGGTGCACCTGAGCCCCACCGCGCCGGCCGCGGCGCGGGCCCGGATCCTGGAGGCCACCGCCGCGGTCCTGCTCCTGGTGGACCCCGCCACGCGGGAATTGCCGACCGGGACCCCCGAGCCCCTCCGGCTGACCCTGGAACCCGGCCTGTTCACCGACGACCGGCCCGGCCGGCTCCCGGACCGGCACACCGTACGGACCCCGGCCGCGGTCCGCCCCGAGGACGACTGGTGCCTGCGCTTCACCGGCGGAACCACCGGTCCGCCCAAGCTGGTCCGGCTGGCACACGGCCCCTACCGGAGGATCCTGGCCGCGCACGCCGCCCACATCCCCTCCGGCGCCCCGGCCCGGTTCCTCGCCTGCACCACCCTCGCGCACCTGGCCGGCATCGTCTCCGACGCCACCCTGCTCGCCGGTGGCTCCGTCGTCCTGCAGGAGGGCTTCGAGCCGGCCGCGGTCCTGGCGGCCGTCGAGCGGCACCGGGTGACCGACCTCTGGCTCCTGCCGCCGCTCCTCCACGAGCTGCTGGACCACCCGGACCTCGCCACCACCGACGTCCGCGCCCTGCGCCGCCTCTTCTACGGGGGCACGCCCGCGTCCGCCGCGCGGCTGCGCCGGGCCGCGGAGGTCTTCGGCCCCGTCCTGCACGGCTCGTACGGGCAGACCGAGACGGGCCCGATCGCGGAGGTACTCCCGCACGAGCACGTCGTCACCGGCCCCGGCGGCCGCGTCACCGCCGGCCGGCCGCTGCCCGGCGTCGACATCGAGATCCGGGACCCGTCCGGCGCCGTGCTCCCTCCCGGGGGTACGGGGGAGGTCCACGTCCGCACGCCCACGGCGATGTCCGGCTACTGGGGGCGCCCCGAACCGGCCGCGGAGGTGGTCCGCGACGGCTGGGCGGCCACCGGGGACCTGGGACTCCTCGACGGCCAGGGCTACCTCCACCTCGTCGACCGGCTGAAGGAGACGGTCATCGTCGTGGGCGCCCATCTCCATCCGGCGGAGGTGGAGGAGGTCCTGCACGCGCACCCGGCCGTCGCCCGCTGCGCGGCCTTCGGGATCCGCGCGGCGGACGGGAACGAGGAACTCCACGTCGCGGTCGTCCCCACCCCGGGCCGGGCCCCGGACGCCGCCCGGCTGCTCGCGGACTTCGTGACCGCCCGCCTGGGCACGGCGTACGAACCGGCCGCGATCCACGTCATGGACCGGCTGCCGCTCACCGAGGCGGGCAAACCGGACAAGGTCCGCCTGCGGAGCCGGTTCGGGGGAGGGGCGGAGGAACAGGCCCGGCACGCCCCCGGCCCGGTCGGCTGA
- a CDS encoding spherulation-specific family 4 protein: protein MARARAVKALYAVLVTWLLTAPAPAPSAAPVPAEAARADRADRAARADRGPSPHPAPSRPGGAEPDMASAPSPASVPAPAVTPVPRRPGVRGLEIAVPAYVWADDPVLADLAATGPAPSVVVLNPGNGDAPFDAPWQARADALRAGTTATGEKTKVLGYVHTDHGSRDPAAVKASVDNYLKPSGNGDGRLHVDGIFFDVVSRDCGPGNATRDRYAALRRYVQDTMHAADPDAAELVVDNPGTAIADCYLEPGHRTADVFVTFEDTYAAYTSGGWRGGNVFDPLGGYRAGTELDPSGTAFWHLVHDVPDAAAMRTTLRTAFERGAGYAYATSAVMPNPWNAAPEWTYGLQTGYAATLG, encoded by the coding sequence ATGGCCCGCGCCCGCGCCGTGAAGGCCCTGTACGCCGTTCTGGTGACCTGGCTGCTCACCGCCCCGGCGCCCGCCCCGTCCGCTGCGCCCGTCCCGGCCGAGGCGGCCCGTGCCGACCGTGCCGACCGGGCGGCCCGCGCCGACCGGGGCCCGTCACCGCACCCCGCGCCCTCCAGACCCGGCGGGGCGGAACCGGACATGGCTTCCGCCCCCTCGCCCGCCTCCGTACCCGCCCCCGCGGTCACGCCGGTACCCCGCCGTCCCGGCGTCCGCGGTCTGGAGATCGCCGTGCCCGCCTACGTCTGGGCGGACGACCCGGTACTGGCCGACCTCGCCGCCACCGGCCCGGCCCCCTCCGTGGTCGTCCTCAACCCGGGCAACGGGGACGCCCCCTTCGACGCCCCGTGGCAGGCCCGCGCGGACGCCCTGCGCGCCGGGACCACGGCCACGGGCGAGAAGACCAAGGTCCTCGGCTACGTCCACACCGACCACGGCAGCCGGGACCCCGCCGCCGTCAAGGCGTCCGTCGACAACTACCTCAAGCCCTCCGGCAACGGGGACGGGCGCCTCCACGTGGACGGCATCTTCTTCGACGTCGTCAGCCGCGACTGCGGCCCCGGCAACGCCACTCGCGACCGCTACGCCGCCCTGCGCCGCTACGTCCAGGACACGATGCACGCCGCCGACCCGGACGCCGCCGAACTGGTCGTCGACAACCCCGGCACGGCCATCGCCGACTGCTACCTCGAACCCGGCCACCGCACCGCCGACGTCTTCGTCACCTTCGAGGACACGTACGCGGCGTACACCTCGGGCGGCTGGCGGGGCGGCAACGTGTTCGACCCGCTCGGCGGATACCGCGCGGGCACCGAACTCGACCCGAGCGGGACCGCGTTCTGGCACCTCGTCCACGACGTCCCCGACGCCGCGGCCATGCGCACCACCCTGCGCACCGCCTTCGAACGCGGCGCCGGCTACGCCTATGCCACCAGCGCGGTCATGCCCAACCCCTGGAACGCCGCTCCCGAGTGGACGTACGGCCTCCAGACCGGTTACGCGGCCACCCTCGGCTGA
- a CDS encoding nitroreductase/quinone reductase family protein — protein sequence MNASAPYYVQASPLGIRFNALFGRLARLGISLAGTAELSVRGRKSGEMQRIPVNPHTHDGAQYLVSARGHSQWVRNMRVAGGGELRVGRKIRTFTVTELTDPGQKAVVLRAYLEKWGWEVNRFFQGVTAKSSDAELQAAAGDHPVFRITVSN from the coding sequence GTGAACGCGTCCGCCCCCTACTACGTCCAGGCCAGCCCGCTCGGCATCCGCTTCAACGCCCTCTTCGGCCGGCTCGCCCGGCTCGGCATCAGCCTGGCCGGAACGGCCGAGCTCTCGGTGCGCGGCCGCAAGTCCGGCGAGATGCAGCGGATCCCGGTCAACCCGCACACCCACGACGGCGCCCAGTACCTGGTCTCGGCCCGGGGCCACTCCCAGTGGGTCCGCAACATGCGGGTGGCGGGCGGCGGCGAGCTGCGCGTGGGCCGCAAGATCCGGACCTTCACCGTCACGGAGCTCACGGACCCGGGGCAGAAGGCCGTCGTACTGCGCGCCTACCTGGAGAAGTGGGGCTGGGAAGTCAACCGGTTCTTCCAGGGCGTCACCGCGAAGTCCTCCGACGCCGAGCTCCAGGCGGCTGCCGGGGACCACCCGGTCTTCCGCATCACGGTGTCGAACTGA
- a CDS encoding maleylpyruvate isomerase family mycothiol-dependent enzyme — MKITEYVETLAREGELLADTAGRTGTEALVPTCPGWRVGDLLRHTGAVHRWATGFVADGLVEPVPFPDAPELSGTELLAWFREGHAELVRALAAAPAELVCWTFLPTAPPSALAFWARRQAHETTVHRFDAESALGPGFSSVTPEFAEDGVDELLTGFHARPRSRVRTEEPKVLRIRAADTGAVWTVHLSKEPARTVRGDTGDPVDCELTGAASWLYAALWNRLPLAGPEVSGDASLTALWQEAGRV; from the coding sequence ATGAAGATCACCGAATACGTGGAGACCCTCGCCCGGGAGGGCGAGCTGCTGGCCGACACCGCCGGACGGACCGGCACGGAGGCCCTGGTGCCGACCTGTCCGGGGTGGCGGGTCGGCGACCTGCTGCGGCACACCGGGGCGGTGCACCGCTGGGCGACGGGCTTCGTCGCGGACGGCCTGGTGGAGCCGGTGCCGTTCCCGGACGCGCCGGAGCTGTCGGGGACCGAGCTGCTGGCCTGGTTCCGGGAGGGGCACGCGGAGCTGGTGCGGGCGCTGGCCGCAGCCCCGGCGGAGCTGGTGTGCTGGACCTTCCTGCCGACCGCACCGCCGTCGGCGCTGGCGTTCTGGGCCCGGCGGCAGGCGCACGAGACGACCGTGCACCGCTTCGACGCCGAGTCCGCGCTGGGGCCGGGCTTCTCGTCGGTCACCCCGGAGTTCGCGGAGGACGGGGTGGACGAGCTGCTGACCGGCTTCCACGCCCGGCCGCGCAGCCGGGTGCGTACCGAGGAGCCGAAGGTGCTGCGCATCCGGGCGGCGGACACCGGTGCGGTGTGGACGGTGCACCTGTCGAAGGAGCCCGCGCGCACGGTGCGCGGCGACACCGGCGACCCGGTGGACTGCGAGCTGACCGGTGCGGCGTCCTGGCTGTACGCGGCCCTGTGGAACCGGCTCCCGCTGGCCGGCCCGGAGGTGAGCGGCGACGCCTCGCTGACGGCGCTCTGGCAGGAGGCCGGCCGCGTCTGA
- a CDS encoding dipeptidase yields the protein MSQNPIAETIASLMPRAKAELAELVAFQSVADWAQFPKSESEGAANWVADALRAEGFQDVALLDTPDGTQSVYGYLPGPEGAPTVLLYAHYDVQPPLDDDAWVSPAFELTERDGRWYGRGAADCKGGFIMHLLALRALKANGGVPVGVKVIVEGSEEQGTGGLQQYAEAHPELLAADTIVIGDAGNFRLGLPTVTATLRGMTLVKVKIDTLGGNLHSGMFGGVAPDALAALIRLLDSLRSADGSTTVDGLASDAVWEGLQYPEADFRADAKVLDGVGLIGEGTIADRLWARPAVTVLGIDCPSVVGATPSVHASAGALISLRVPPGVDTAEAIKLLEAHLIAHTPWQAKLELEVVGQGQPFRADTSSPAYASMAAAMQVAYPGQEMQVSGMGGSIPLCNTLTSLYPEAEMLLIGLSEPEAQIHAVNESVSPEELERLSVAEALFLVNYAESKRV from the coding sequence ATGTCCCAGAATCCGATCGCCGAGACCATCGCCTCGCTGATGCCCCGCGCCAAGGCGGAGCTCGCCGAGCTGGTGGCCTTCCAGTCGGTCGCGGACTGGGCCCAGTTCCCCAAGAGCGAGAGCGAGGGCGCCGCGAACTGGGTGGCCGACGCCCTGCGCGCCGAGGGCTTCCAGGACGTGGCCCTGCTCGACACCCCCGACGGCACCCAGTCGGTGTACGGCTACCTGCCCGGCCCCGAGGGCGCCCCGACCGTCCTGCTGTACGCCCACTACGACGTGCAGCCCCCGCTGGACGACGACGCCTGGGTCTCCCCCGCGTTCGAACTGACCGAGCGCGACGGCCGCTGGTACGGACGCGGCGCGGCGGACTGCAAGGGCGGCTTCATCATGCACCTGCTGGCGCTGCGTGCGCTGAAGGCGAACGGCGGCGTGCCGGTCGGCGTGAAGGTGATCGTCGAGGGCTCGGAGGAGCAGGGCACCGGCGGCCTCCAGCAGTACGCCGAGGCGCACCCGGAGCTGCTGGCCGCCGACACCATCGTCATCGGCGACGCGGGCAACTTCCGCCTGGGCCTGCCCACGGTGACGGCCACCCTGCGCGGCATGACGCTGGTCAAGGTGAAGATCGACACGCTGGGCGGCAACCTGCACTCGGGCATGTTCGGCGGCGTCGCCCCCGACGCACTGGCCGCGCTGATCCGCCTGCTGGACTCGCTGCGCTCGGCGGACGGTTCGACGACCGTCGACGGACTGGCCTCGGACGCGGTGTGGGAGGGCCTCCAGTACCCGGAGGCGGACTTCCGGGCCGACGCGAAGGTGCTGGACGGGGTCGGCCTGATCGGCGAGGGCACGATCGCGGACCGGCTGTGGGCCCGTCCGGCCGTCACCGTGCTCGGCATCGACTGCCCGTCGGTGGTCGGTGCCACCCCCTCGGTGCACGCGAGCGCCGGTGCGCTGATCAGCCTGCGCGTGCCGCCGGGCGTGGACACCGCCGAGGCCATCAAGCTGCTGGAGGCGCACCTGATCGCGCACACCCCGTGGCAGGCGAAGCTGGAGCTCGAAGTCGTGGGTCAGGGGCAGCCGTTCCGGGCGGACACCTCCAGCCCGGCGTACGCATCGATGGCCGCGGCCATGCAGGTCGCGTACCCCGGCCAGGAGATGCAGGTCAGCGGCATGGGCGGGTCGATCCCGCTCTGCAACACGCTGACGTCGCTGTACCCGGAGGCGGAGATGCTGCTGATCGGCCTGAGCGAGCCGGAGGCCCAGATCCACGCCGTGAACGAGAGCGTCTCCCCGGAGGAGCTGGAGCGCCTGTCGGTGGCCGAGGCCCTCTTCCTCGTCAACTACGCGGAGTCCAAGCGCGTCTGA
- a CDS encoding helix-turn-helix domain-containing protein — protein MDTPAPYQTVLDEVAPRLKRLRAQRGLTLAALSEATGISKSTLSRLEAGQRRPSLELLLPLAGAYRVPLDDLVGAPEVGDPRVRLKPHPLPNGGTFVPLTRSPGPLQAYKMIITDRGPEPDHRTHEGYEWLYVLNGRLRLVLADHDLVLGPGEAAEFDTRLPHWFSSADGRPVEILSLFGRQGERMHVRAKPQAQAQAQAQDQAQD, from the coding sequence ATGGACACACCGGCCCCGTACCAGACGGTCCTCGACGAGGTGGCTCCCCGGCTCAAGCGGCTGCGCGCCCAGCGCGGCCTCACCCTGGCGGCGCTCTCCGAGGCGACCGGCATCTCCAAGAGCACCCTGTCCCGCCTGGAGGCCGGGCAGCGCCGTCCGAGCCTGGAGCTGCTGCTCCCGCTCGCCGGCGCGTACCGGGTCCCCCTCGACGACCTCGTCGGGGCGCCCGAGGTGGGGGACCCCCGGGTCCGGCTGAAGCCCCACCCGCTGCCCAACGGCGGTACGTTCGTCCCCTTGACCCGGAGTCCGGGCCCCCTCCAGGCCTATAAAATGATCATCACGGACCGGGGCCCCGAACCCGACCACCGCACGCACGAGGGCTACGAGTGGCTCTACGTGCTCAACGGCCGGCTGCGGCTCGTCCTCGCCGACCACGACCTCGTCCTCGGGCCCGGCGAGGCCGCCGAGTTCGACACCCGCCTGCCCCACTGGTTCAGCAGCGCGGACGGGCGGCCCGTCGAGATCCTGAGCCTCTTCGGGAGGCAGGGCGAGCGCATGCACGTACGGGCCAAACCCCAGGCCCAGGCCCAGGCCCAGGCCCAAGACCAGGCCCAGGACTGA